One genomic window of Polycladomyces zharkentensis includes the following:
- the pckA gene encoding phosphoenolpyruvate carboxykinase (ATP): MQIGVQEGSVLNLNGTVHRQLPVAALIEQAIMRKEAVLTENGALLATTGKYTGRSPKDKYIVDEPAVSDHIDWGAVNQPMKREVFERLYARVREYLRNREVFVFDGYAGADPSHRLPIRVITEYAWHNLFARQLFIRPAEKELSDHTPSFTVISVPGFQAVPERDGTRSETFIIISFEHRVVLIGGTRYAGEMKKSVFSVMNYLLPERGVLPMHCSANVGHQGDVALFFGLSGTGKTTLSADPARRLIGDDEHGWSDKGIFNIEGGCYAKCIGLSQKKEPQIWNAIRFGSVLENVVLDENRRPDYDDGSLTENTRAAYPVDHIPNAVIPGIAGHPNVILFLTADAFGVLPPISRLTPEQAMYHFLSGYTSKLAGTERGVTEPEATFSACFGAPFLPRPAREYAEMLGEKIIRHHVRVYLVNTGWTGGPYGVGKRMSLTYTRTMVRAAIDGRLEESTFSTDPFFHVAVPDTCPDVPSDILKPRNTWSDPEAYDRKARELVLRFQENFNRFKDVPESIRTAGPTIE, encoded by the coding sequence ATGCAAATCGGTGTTCAAGAGGGGAGCGTATTGAATCTGAACGGAACCGTTCACCGTCAATTGCCGGTGGCGGCATTGATTGAACAGGCGATCATGCGAAAAGAAGCCGTATTGACTGAAAACGGTGCACTGCTGGCAACAACGGGCAAGTACACCGGCCGATCGCCCAAGGACAAATACATTGTGGATGAGCCTGCTGTCTCTGACCACATCGACTGGGGGGCGGTCAATCAACCGATGAAACGGGAAGTGTTTGAACGCTTGTATGCACGTGTGCGGGAATATCTGCGCAACAGGGAAGTATTCGTGTTTGACGGCTATGCAGGAGCCGACCCCTCCCACCGTCTTCCCATTCGTGTCATCACAGAATATGCATGGCACAACCTCTTTGCCCGTCAGTTGTTCATTCGTCCTGCAGAAAAGGAATTATCCGATCACACTCCTTCATTCACCGTCATCTCGGTACCCGGATTCCAAGCAGTTCCCGAACGGGACGGGACGCGTTCGGAGACCTTCATCATCATCAGTTTTGAACATCGGGTCGTGTTGATCGGCGGCACCCGATATGCCGGGGAAATGAAAAAGTCCGTCTTCAGCGTCATGAATTATCTGTTGCCGGAGCGAGGTGTCCTCCCCATGCACTGCTCAGCCAACGTGGGGCATCAAGGGGACGTCGCCCTCTTCTTCGGACTTTCGGGAACAGGAAAGACCACATTGTCCGCCGATCCGGCGCGCCGCCTGATCGGAGATGATGAGCACGGCTGGTCGGACAAGGGCATCTTCAATATCGAAGGCGGTTGTTACGCCAAATGCATCGGACTTTCCCAGAAAAAAGAACCGCAAATCTGGAACGCGATCCGGTTCGGTTCGGTGTTGGAAAACGTGGTATTGGACGAAAACCGCCGTCCGGACTATGATGATGGTTCATTGACGGAAAATACCCGTGCCGCTTATCCGGTTGATCACATCCCGAACGCGGTGATTCCTGGCATCGCCGGTCATCCGAATGTGATTTTGTTTTTGACGGCGGATGCGTTTGGTGTGTTACCGCCCATCTCCAGGTTAACCCCGGAACAAGCGATGTATCATTTCCTGTCGGGTTACACCAGCAAACTGGCCGGCACCGAACGCGGCGTCACCGAACCGGAAGCGACATTCTCCGCTTGTTTCGGCGCTCCTTTCCTTCCACGGCCCGCCCGGGAGTACGCGGAGATGTTGGGAGAAAAAATCATCCGGCACCATGTTCGCGTCTATCTGGTCAACACCGGTTGGACCGGCGGTCCGTACGGCGTGGGGAAACGGATGAGCCTCACCTACACGCGGACCATGGTACGGGCGGCCATCGACGGTCGCCTGGAAGAGAGCACTTTCAGCACCGACCCCTTCTTCCATGTAGCGGTGCCGGATACATGTCCGGACGTTCCGAGCGACATCCTGAAACCACGCAACACTTGGTCCGATCCCGAAGCCTACGATCGGAAAGCCCGTGAGCTGGTGTTGCGGTTTCAGGAGAATTTCAACCGGTTCAAGGATGTACCCGAGTCGATCCGCACCGCGGGGCCGACCATTGAGTGA
- a CDS encoding S1 RNA-binding domain-containing protein, which produces MSQVTEGSVVSGEVVAIKPFGAFVKLESGETGLVHISQISTKYVEKVEDELQVGDTVKAKVLSVDPSGKISLSIKALSDDRPNRGDRRGSGRRNGPTDFEDMMKKWLKSSEERLSALAAKQKRGR; this is translated from the coding sequence ATGAGCCAGGTAACGGAAGGATCCGTCGTCAGCGGAGAAGTAGTTGCAATTAAACCTTTCGGGGCATTCGTCAAATTGGAGTCTGGAGAGACGGGTCTGGTGCACATTTCGCAAATCTCCACGAAGTATGTGGAAAAAGTAGAGGACGAATTGCAGGTGGGCGATACGGTCAAAGCCAAAGTGCTTTCGGTCGACCCATCCGGGAAAATTTCCCTTTCGATTAAAGCGCTCAGCGATGACCGCCCCAACCGTGGTGACCGGCGCGGCTCCGGACGTCGCAATGGCCCCACCGATTTTGAAGACATGATGAAAAAGTGGCTCAAAAGTAGTGAGGAACGGCTCAGTGCTTTGGCCGCCAAACAAAAAAGAGGTCGCTGA
- a CDS encoding sporulation protein — MMWKYLLAKLGHGSARVDLVLEKDCYALGDEVRGRLIIHGGEVEQKINGINVDLVLHLWANQRQHTRRVTRIPFPTSFIIGVREVKEYPFTFRLPYNLPLSGHGISYVFHTTLDIAQGVDSSDSDPIQVVPPARLACLLQAFAELGFREKHGSRSFNGYVQEFAFFPTAFLHDRVKEVEFTAAVDDHGIRLWLEVECHSYGHGREIRREWYVTNEVLDQPSLLTQQLRHTLEEMAATGVAGHHMGQYTHGHGFPSGHGWHGHGTYAHTPHGWHGHHGHFSGGIGGFAAGMLGGMVAGELLEEAMESITDNDSGIADWVNQVEDQVEDWVDDAGNFLDDIGDFFGDD, encoded by the coding sequence ATGATGTGGAAATATTTGCTGGCCAAGCTGGGGCACGGTTCCGCCCGTGTTGATCTGGTGCTGGAAAAAGACTGCTATGCGCTTGGTGATGAGGTGCGTGGGCGGTTGATCATCCACGGGGGAGAGGTGGAGCAGAAAATCAACGGCATCAATGTGGATCTCGTATTGCACCTGTGGGCGAACCAACGTCAGCATACCCGTCGGGTGACGCGGATTCCGTTTCCCACATCATTTATAATCGGGGTGCGTGAGGTGAAAGAGTATCCGTTCACTTTCCGCCTGCCGTATAACCTCCCTCTGTCCGGTCACGGAATTTCCTACGTGTTTCACACCACTTTGGACATTGCGCAAGGGGTGGACTCATCGGACAGCGATCCCATCCAAGTGGTGCCTCCCGCCAGGTTGGCCTGTTTGCTCCAAGCGTTTGCTGAGCTGGGGTTCCGTGAAAAACACGGTTCCCGTTCGTTCAACGGGTATGTACAGGAGTTTGCGTTCTTTCCGACCGCATTTTTGCATGATCGGGTCAAGGAAGTTGAATTTACGGCTGCCGTTGACGATCACGGCATTCGATTGTGGTTGGAAGTGGAATGTCACAGCTACGGTCACGGGCGGGAGATTCGCCGGGAATGGTATGTAACCAACGAAGTGTTGGATCAACCGTCCCTGTTGACCCAACAATTGCGTCATACATTGGAAGAAATGGCGGCAACCGGCGTTGCGGGTCATCACATGGGACAGTACACGCACGGGCACGGGTTCCCATCCGGACACGGATGGCATGGACACGGTACCTATGCACATACACCTCACGGATGGCACGGTCACCACGGGCATTTCAGCGGTGGCATCGGTGGATTTGCCGCAGGCATGCTTGGCGGTATGGTGGCCGGTGAATTGTTGGAGGAGGCGATGGAGAGCATCACTGACAATGACAGTGGCATTGCTGATTGGGTGAATCAAGTGGAGGATCAAGTGGAAGATTGGGTCGATGATGCGGGAAATTTCTTGGACGACATCGGCGATTTCTTCGGTGACGATTGA
- a CDS encoding class I SAM-dependent methyltransferase translates to MIVPAVLSFSHALVRQAVGEGGIAVDATAGNGHDTLFLAECVGSAGKVYAFDIQQEALCRTKQRLSERGIADRVSLFHAGHHEMDRYLPDETRGKLQAVMFNLGYLPHGDPAIITRPETTLPALETSTVWLAPGGVLSVVLYTGHPGGQEEAEHVLQWAQSLSPKAFQVMHYQLLNRKQAPSLVLVEKRKTAA, encoded by the coding sequence ATGATCGTCCCCGCCGTCCTTTCTTTTTCCCATGCATTGGTCAGGCAAGCGGTTGGCGAAGGTGGGATTGCCGTCGATGCCACTGCCGGCAACGGGCACGATACACTGTTTTTGGCGGAATGCGTCGGTTCGGCGGGGAAAGTGTATGCGTTCGACATCCAGCAGGAGGCGCTCTGCCGCACGAAACAGCGTCTGAGCGAACGGGGGATTGCCGATCGCGTCTCGCTGTTTCACGCCGGACACCATGAGATGGATCGGTATTTACCGGATGAGACTCGCGGGAAACTGCAAGCCGTGATGTTCAACCTGGGATATTTGCCGCATGGCGATCCTGCCATCATCACCCGACCGGAAACCACACTTCCCGCGTTGGAGACGTCAACCGTCTGGTTGGCTCCCGGAGGTGTTCTTTCCGTCGTTTTGTACACCGGACACCCCGGCGGACAAGAAGAAGCGGAACACGTGTTGCAATGGGCTCAATCTCTTTCCCCCAAGGCGTTTCAGGTAATGCATTATCAACTGCTCAACCGGAAACAGGCACCTTCGCTGGTATTGGTGGAAAAACGAAAAACGGCCGCCTGA
- a CDS encoding TIGR01212 family radical SAM protein (This family includes YhcC from E. coli K-12, an uncharacterized radical SAM protein.) has product MITMETIQSGETPLMWGDKRYNSWNYHLRQTFGEKVFKVPLDGGFTCPNRDGTVATGGCTFCSARGSGDFAGNRRDSLVQQFEEVKERMHRKWPQAKYLAYFQAFSNTYAPVDVLRPMYETALEQEGVVGLAIATRPDCLPDDVVELLAELNERTYLWVELGLQTIHEETSRLVNRGHDFQCFLDGVEKLRRHNIRTCAHIIYGLPGETEEMMMETAKACAEMDIQGIKIHLLHLLKNTPMVKQYEAGLLRFLDKETYVKLVVDTLEILPPDMIIHRLTGDGPPDLLIGPLWSLKKWEVLNAIDDELKRRNSWQGKRFSAPRSGLVRSGGGR; this is encoded by the coding sequence ATGATCACAATGGAAACGATACAATCCGGAGAAACCCCGCTGATGTGGGGAGACAAACGATATAACAGCTGGAACTATCATCTGCGCCAAACCTTTGGTGAAAAGGTATTCAAAGTGCCGCTCGACGGCGGTTTTACCTGTCCCAACCGGGACGGTACTGTAGCGACGGGCGGATGTACGTTCTGCAGCGCCCGCGGTTCCGGTGATTTCGCAGGCAATCGGCGAGACAGCCTCGTGCAACAATTTGAAGAAGTGAAGGAACGCATGCACCGGAAATGGCCCCAAGCCAAATACCTGGCTTATTTCCAGGCCTTCAGCAACACGTATGCACCGGTCGACGTGTTGCGGCCGATGTACGAGACGGCATTGGAACAGGAAGGGGTGGTGGGGTTGGCCATCGCCACACGCCCTGACTGTTTGCCGGACGACGTGGTGGAGCTGTTGGCCGAGCTGAATGAACGTACGTATCTTTGGGTGGAGCTGGGCCTGCAAACCATCCACGAAGAGACCTCGCGCCTGGTCAATCGGGGGCACGATTTCCAATGTTTTCTGGACGGTGTGGAAAAACTGCGCCGTCACAATATCCGCACGTGCGCCCACATCATTTACGGCCTTCCCGGTGAAACGGAAGAAATGATGATGGAAACGGCAAAAGCATGTGCGGAGATGGATATTCAGGGCATCAAAATCCATCTGTTGCACTTGCTCAAAAACACGCCGATGGTAAAACAGTATGAAGCCGGTCTGCTTCGCTTCCTGGACAAGGAAACGTACGTGAAATTGGTGGTGGACACGCTGGAAATCCTTCCGCCGGACATGATCATCCACCGGTTGACCGGGGACGGACCGCCCGACCTTTTGATCGGACCGTTGTGGAGCTTGAAGAAGTGGGAAGTGCTCAACGCCATCGATGATGAGCTGAAACGCCGGAATTCCTGGCAAGGGAAACGGTTCTCAGCCCCGCGTTCAGGGTTGGTGAGAAGCGGGGGAGGGAGATGA